Proteins co-encoded in one Podospora pseudoanserina strain CBS 124.78 chromosome 7 map unlocalized CBS124.78p_7, whole genome shotgun sequence genomic window:
- the RNR2 gene encoding Ribonucleotide-diphosphate reductase (RNR), small subunit (EggNog:ENOG503NW0V; COG:F): protein MAAEITPSKQAASAIDAFKMESPVKKLNFAPSDKENKPFNADLTTLEAEMDAKFENKKEEIKTVAAPEPKQELLDEPLLTENPQRFVLFPIKYHEVWQMYKKAEASFWTAEEIDLSKDLHDWSNKLNDDEKFFISHILAFFAASDGIVNENLVERFSAEVQIPEARCFYGFQIMMENIHSETYSLLIDTYIKEPSQRTYLFNAIDTIPCIRKKADWALRWISDKDASFAQRLVAFAAVEGIFFSGAFASIFWLKKRGLMPGLTFSNELISRDEGLHTDFACLLFSHLNNRPSKQLVEDIIRDAVSIEQEFLTEALPCALLGMNSNLMKQYIEFVADRLLVALGNDKIYRSTNPFDFMENISLGGKTNFFEKRVGEYQKAGVMNSTKKFEESAEESKNENGGDFAFDEDF from the exons ATGGCCGCCGAAATCACACCTTCCAAGCAG GCTGCTTCCGCCATTGACGCCTTCAAGATGGAGTCTCccgtcaagaagctcaactTTGCCCCATCCGACAAGGAAAACAAGCCTTTCAATGccgacctcaccaccctcgaggccgagatggatGCCAAGTTtgagaacaagaaggaggagatcaagacaGTCGCTGCCCCAGAACCAAAGCAAGAGCTCCTCGATGAGCCGCTCCTCACCGAGAACCCTCAGCGCTTCGTCTTGTTCCCCATCAAGTACCATGAG GTCTGGCAAATGtacaagaaggccgaggcttCCTTCTGGACTGCTGAGGAGATCGATCTCTCCAAGGATCTCCACGACTGGAGCAACAAGCTCAACGATGACGAGAAGTTCTTCATCTCCCAtatcctcgccttcttcgccgcctccGATGGTATCGTCAATGAGAACCTTGTCGAGCGTTTCAGCGCCGAGGTCCAGATTCCCGAGGCCCGCTGCTTCTACGGCTTCCAGATCATGATGGAGAACATCCACTCCGAGACCTACTCCCTTCTCATTGATACCTACATCAAGGAGCCATCTCAGCGCACCTACCTCTTCAATGCCATCGACACCATTCCCTGCATCCGCAAGAAGGCCGACTGGGCCCTTCGGTGGATCTCCGACAAGGATGCCTCCTTCGCCCAGCGCCTTGTTGCCTtcgctgctgttgagggtatCTTCTTCAGTGGTGCTTTCGCCTCCATATTCTGGCTCAAGAAGCGCGGCCTCATGCCTGgtctcaccttctccaacgaGCTCATCTCCCGTGATGAGGGTCTCCACACCGACTTTGCCTGCCTTCTGTTCTCTcacctcaacaacagacCCAGCAAGCAGCTCGTCGAGGACATCATCCGCGATGCCGTCTCTATTGAGCAGGAGTTCCTCACCGAGGCTCTTCCCTGCGCCCTGCTCGGCATGAACTCGAACCTCATGAAGCAGTACATTGAGTTCGTCGCTGACCGTCTCCTTGTCGCCCTCGGCAACGACAAGATCTACcgctccaccaaccccttcgACTTCATGGAGAATATCTCCCTCGGCGGCAAGACCAACTTCTTCGAGAAGCGTGTCGGCGAGTACCAGAAGGCTGGTGTCATGAACAGCACCAAGAAGTTTGAGGAGTCTGCTGAGGAGAGCAAGAACGAGAACGGCGGCGACTTTGCCTTTGACGAGGACTTTTGA
- a CDS encoding uncharacterized protein (EggNog:ENOG503P53B; COG:S) has translation MNVAIKILEKKALKKLGKDKTNTNSENPYLEKVPVYKNGKVAKYKTQERPIPQGLSKNDAKILRKIRRRAYRWDMGFSCCCIPIRFGWSAIIGLIPVIGDFADFLMALALIKKASKVDGGLPKRLYGMMFTNIMLDLAIGFIPLIGDIADVFYRANTKNAWLLDAFLTEKAKALQAGVVQDPETGSIVEMPDELAGAEGDRDVETGVTRTGTMPSLATPAAVTPARSGRQTGDMTAAPQSALVAPVRNLTPPRAPIGGGLPGRQITPKQDPRDNRGKAGRR, from the exons ATGAACGTGGCTATCAAAAtcctggagaagaaggctctCAAGAAGCTGGGGAAGGACAAGACAAATACTAACTCGGAGAACCCTTACCTCGAAAAAGTCCCGGTCTACAAGAACGGTAAGGTCGCAAAGTACAAGACTCAGGAGAGACCTATTCCCCAAGGCCTTTCCAAGAATGACGCCAAGATTCTCAGGAAGATCCGCCGAAGAGCCTATCGTTGGGACATGGGGTTCAGTTGTTGCTGCATCCCCATCCGGTTCGGCTGGTCCGCCATCATCGGTTTGATTCCTGT CATTGGCGACTTTGCAGATTTCCTCATGGCTCTTGctctcatcaagaaggcctCAAAGGTCGATGGTGGTCTTCCCAAGCGTCTGTATGGCATGATgttcaccaacatcatgcTCGATCTGGCAATCGGTTTTATCCCTCTCATTGGCGACATCGCGGACGTTTTCTACCGAGCCAACACGAAGAATGCCTGGCTGCTCGACGCTTTCTTGAcggaaaaggcaaaggcgCTCCAGGCTGGTGTCGTTCAGGATCCAGAGACGGGCAGTATTGTCGAGATGCCGGACGAACTTGCAGGGGCCGAGGGGGATCGGGATGTCGAAACCGGGGTCACAAGAACGGGTACGATGCCATCGCTTGCCACTCCAGCCGCCGTAACACCGGCACGCTCTGGACGGCAGACAGGAGACATGACAGCGGCCCCGCAAAGTGCACTGGTAGCTCCTGTGAGGAATCTTACACCACCGCGAGCTCCGATCGGGGGAGGCCTTCCGGGTCGTCAGATTACACCAAAGCAGGACCCCAGAGACAATCGTGGGAAGGCTGGTCGGAGATAG